A window of Paraburkholderia megapolitana genomic DNA:
GCGCGATCAGCGTATTGCCGCCGAACATGTCGGCCGGCACCCAGGCCTCGTTGTCGGTGCCGCAGCTCGTCGCGCCGAGATAGATCGCGCACGGCGAGGACAGCGTGCCGCGCATGTTCTGGAAGTCGTAGTAGGCGACTGCACCCTTCAACCGGTTCTGCTCGTTGATCTTCCACTCCGCGCCGAACTGGCCGCCGAACATCCAGCGCGTATCGGTACCGACCTTGTCGGTGCTGTTGTTCGGGAAGCCATTGGCCGAGTACTGGATCGGGAAGATACCCAAGGTGCCGAACAGGCGGACGTCGTGATTCGCGGGCAGATCGTGGCTGAAGGTGAACGCGAGACCGTCCATCTCGAGATCGTTCGAGAACAGCAGGTCGGACGTGAAGAACGGATTGTCGAAACGGCCCGCCACGACGTTGAGCCAGCTCGTCGGTTTGTACGCGAAGAATGCCTTGTTCAGCCAGATGTTCTGCTTGCCGAAGTTGTTACCCGCGTAGGCAGTCGTCGTGACCGGTGCGTTGTCGTTGCCGGTGGCGAGCTGGATGCCCGCGCTCAGATCGTCGGTCAGCGTTGCCGTCAAGCCGAAGCGCGCGCGATAGCGTTCCAGGTTGTTGCGGTTCTGCGTCGTGTTCTGCGTCGGAAACTGCGTGTTGTTCGTGTTCCCGTTGATATCGAATCCGCCGGCCTGATTGATTGCGGCGAAGTTCGTGATGTTGTTTGCGTTGCCGCTGCCGTAGAAGTGGTACTCGTCACGCACGCGCAGATCGCCATCGAGCTTGATGCGCGATACCCAGTCCGGGAACGTATTCGGTTGCGCCCAGTTTTCGGCCTTCGCCTGCGCGACCACTTCCTGCTTGACCTGATCGCGGATCTGGTCGCGCACGATCTGCGGCACGTACGGCACGGCTACGTCGCCGGGCTGGGTCGGTCCATTCACTACCGCTACGCCGCCACGTGTGGTCGAAGCAGCGGCTACGTTCGCCGACTTCGCCTGCGCCGCCTCGCTCTTTGCTTCGCTGATCAGATCGTTGGCATTGGCCTGTGTCAGCACCCCGCGCTTGACGAGCAGATTGATCAGGTTGATCACCACGCTCTCGGTCGGCGCAGCCTTCGCATTCCCCGCCTGCGTTTCCAGCGACTGTGCATGCGCAACGGCGGCGCATCCCATGCCGAGTGTGAAGACCGCTACGCTGATGCGCGAGCGGCGAAAGTGCTTACCTCCACCGCGCGTACCCTCACCCCGAAAGCTCATCTTGCCAATCATTCTGATTCTCCGCATAACCGCTGTTTTTTTACCGGCACTGTCCCGTTGTCATCGGGACTGCCCCTGGGTTCGAAATTCGTGGATCTGTTCTGTGTCGATGTCGTTTCAACCCGGCTTGCGCCCGAGCAACTTCACGAGCACCGGGTAAGTCGTCGCGGGTGGCGGTGGTTCGTCCACCTGGCCGAGCGCTTCGACCGCGGCGATCACGGCTGCATCGATTTTTGGGTCGCCGGTCGATTGCGCGACCGTCACCCGCGTAATGCGGCCCGAAGGCTCCATCCATAGATTCAGGTTGCCCGCGAAGCGTGTTCCGCCGACGTCCTGCACGCCCTTGTCCTGCTCGATCGCGCGCTGCAGCGTGTACACCATGTATTGCGCGTAGCTCGCGTTGCCGAACTTGCCTCCACCGCCGCTACCCGCCATGCCGGACCGATCGCCCGCACCGATGCCGAAGTTGTCCGTACCGGCCTGCGCAGACGTGTTCATCGTCATCTGCTTCGGCTGGTTGTCCGACGGCTTCGGCGTCTCGGACGGCTTAGGTGCGACCGTCGGCTTGTCCACCGGTGTCTTCACCTCATCGATCTTTTCGGGCGGCGGCTTCTGCTTCGGCGGCGGAGGGGGCGGCGGTGGCGGCAGCGGGATGACGGTGGTCACCTGCGGCGCTTCGGCGCGCTTTACCCCTGCGGTGTCGCTGGCGAAGTGCCAGACAAGCGCCCCTAAGCCGATCACGATCAGCGCGATCACCACCGGCTTGATGAAGCGGCCAGGGCCGTCGCCAGGACCGCCGTCGGGGTAGGTCATTTCCATCGCGTGTCCCCTAGCCGCCCGCACCCGACCCGGCCTGCGCCTTGCCGGTCACGAGTCCCACCTGCGACAGATCGAGTCGACGCAACAGGTCGAGTACGTCCATGACTTTCTGATAAGCCACCGTCGAATCGCCTTTCAGCACAATCGGGAATTGCGGATTCGTCGCCTTCTCGGTGCGCAGACGGTTCTCGAGTTCGTCCATCGTCACGGGGTACGCGTCGAGGAAGATCTGCCCCGAATCGGAGACTGTGATCGCCTTGGTCTTCGGCTTGGCGAGACTCGCGGCCGAACTCGCCTTGGGCAGGTCCACCTTGATGCCCTGCACCGACGCGGTCGTCATGATGATGAAGATGATCAGCAGCACATATGCGAGATCGAGCATCGGTGTGATGTTGATGTCGTCATACGGCTTGTCGTCGTCCTGAACCTGCATGGTGAAGCTCTCCGTGTGGTCAGTCGCCAGCCAGTGCGTGATCGGGGCTACGATGGGCTTCTGCGAGACGCGTGACGAATTCATCGACGAACACCTGCATGTTCGCGGTCACGTTCTTGTTGCGGATCAGCAGATAGTTGTAGCCAAAGAGCGCGGGGATCGCGACGAACAGACCGGTCACCGTTGCCAGCAACGCGGCCGCGATACCCGGCGCGATCGCGTTGACGTTGACGTCGCCCGCGGCGGCAATCGCGGCGAACGTGATCATCACGCCGACCACGGTGCCGAGCAGGCCGAGGAACGGGCCGCCGGAAATCGCGATGGTCAGCAGCACCATCGATTTCGACAGACGCTGGTTTTCGCGCACGAGCGTGGCATCCATCGATGCGCGGATCGCTTCGATCGACTCCGTCGTGATGACCGTGCGGCCGTTGCCGTCTACCCGGCTGTGGATTTCATGAACGCCCGCCTTGTACAGCCGATACAGCGACGACTGATAGAGGCGCCTGCCTTCATTGCTCTTCTCGTCGACATGAGCGAGCCCTACGAGATGCCGGCCCGCTACTTCACGGAAACGCTGCACAAAGTAGTTATTCGCCTTGTCGACGGTGCCGACATACGATGCCTTGTTCCACATCACGACCCACGAGATCGCTGCCATCGCCAGCAGGATGCCGATGACCACCCACGCATCGACCGTCACCGACTTGACGATCACGCCGAAGTAGCCAAAGCCGAAGCCGGACTGCTTTTCGTCCGCGCCGTAATTCACGAGCTTCGATTCCGAACCTTGGGAGAACGAGTCGAGTGAGATCAGTGCGGCTGAGCGCGCTACTTTTGACAGGCGCAGTTCATCGATCGAACCACTGAAGCCCGCAAAGCCTGCCGTCGAACCCGCTGCGTCGCCGGCGACCGTGGCGGCACCGGTCAGCGCGGGCAACGTTGCCGCAACCTGTGCGACCTGCTTGCCGTTCGCATAGACGGTCAGGTTCTTTCCATCGGCCGTCACTGCGAGGTATGTCCACTGGTTTGCAGGCACCGGCTGCGCAGCGGGCGTCCGCACGGGCCCCGTGCTACCTGGCATACCATCGATCTCCGCAAACGGCGCACCGTTATCAAGTCCGATCAGCAGTGCATTCGCACCATCGCGGCGACCATAGATGAGCGTGTTCGGTGCCAGCGCCGCGGGCTTCACCCATGCACTGAACGTGAAGCTGCCACCTGCGCTCACGGCGAGCGACGGACTGGCCGGCAGGTTCAGCGGTGTAGCGCCGTCGAATTTCGCCGCCTTGCCGATGATGCCGTCCTCGACGGTCTTCGCCGGCGCGTTCTGCGCGTTATTGCCGTACGCGGTCACGTCTTTCGCCGGTGTACCTGCTGCGCCATCGAAGTGGTACACGAGCGTGTAGTCCGGATCGAATGTTTCGGCGGCCTTGCCACCGTCGGGCGCCTTCTTGTTGCCGTAGTACATCCAGATGTTCTCGGTGGCGCCCGCAGGCATCTGCGGGACGTCCACCCAGATCAGCGCCACACCGAGCACCGCGTCGTACTGTTCGATGTGATAGTTCAACGGCGTTTTATCGTCGGTGGCGACGAAACGGATATCCGCACCGTTGTCCTCGAGCCCGTCGAACTGGAAATTGCCGGAGTGCAAACGGATCAGCAGCGGCACGCGACCGGCGGATTCCACGAGGTTCGCCCCCTTCGGGCTCGTGTCGATCGTGATGGCCTTGCGGTACGACCAGTCGTTTTGCCACCACGCATTGGCCACACCCGGTACGCAACCCAGCAGCACCGTCACGACCGACAGAAAGAGAAATAGCGCTCGCTTCACAATCCACTCCCCGGAATAAGCCGGCCCGTGCTCCGGGCGCCGGCACAACAGATTTGAAAATCGTTCAAGGTCATCGGCGCCATCGCGTATCAGAAGCCCAGCCGGACATAGAAATCGAAACGCGGGCTGTATTGCTTCGTGTAAACACCCGCTTTCAGCGGCCAGCCCGCTTCGAAATCCGCGCTCGCGTATTTGAGTAGCTGCAAGCGCGTACCCACGCCGACGCTCAACAGGTTGAAGCTCGAGGTCTGTTCAGGCAGCGGGCTCAGCAGCCACAGATGCGCCGCATCGATAAAGGCGTGGAAGCGCCACTCGTTGATCTGGCTTCCCACCGCGCCGCCGAGGTACTTCGTCAGCGACGGGCTGCGCAGTTCGAGCGAACCGATCACGCCGCTGTCTGCCGTGTCCTCGGCCTGCATGTAACCGCGTACGCTGTTCATGCCGCCCGCAGCGAACTGTTCGCTCGACACCAGCGGCGCACTCGCGAGCTGCGCGCTCACATGCGCGTTGGCCTGGATGTCGTGGTTGAAGAGCTGCGTGTGATTGATGTCGAACTTGCCGTACACGAAGTCCGGCGTCGCGTTATAGCGCTTGTTGTCCCACGCAGCACCGTCGCTGCCGATACCGCGAATCGTCGTCGTGAGCGACGCCGAGAATGCGGTCTGCGAGTTTTTCAGGCTTAGCTGCGAGTTGTACGAAATCGTCACCGGCACGTAAGTCAGCGGTGCGCTCGAGGTCGACCCTGGCAACGAGTCGACTTCGTCGTAATGCTTGCGGTCGATCTCGACGCTGACCGACTGCGCATAGGTATCGGAGCCCGGCAGCGTGTAGATTGCCGTGAACCCGTAGGTCGTACCCTTACCGAGCACACTCACGTTACCGAGCGACGCGACATTACTGTCCGAGTGAATGACGGTAGCGAGAAAGCTCCAGTGCGAGTCTTTCAGCGGCGCCAGATATGAGAACGAGTACACGCGCGCATCGTTGGGATGCTGAGGCGCAATCAGATAGGTTCCCGAAAGAACATGCCCCAGTTGCCAGAGATTCGAGTAGCTGAGCGTTGCACTAGTCCGTAGCGATGAGGTGCCCGGACTGTTGTCGTTGTTCATGTCGAGCGTGCCGTGCAACGGGCTGTGATCGTCGACCTTCAGGTCGACGTCGACGGTCTGCGGCAACGCGCCGGGCTTGAGCACGGGGATCACCTGGCGATCGGCTGAACGGTTCAGGTCTGTGAGCTGCTGCTGCGCCTGGGTAAAGTCGGGCACATTGCCTTCGGCGAGCGCCGGCACCGCGTCGCGGATGTTTTGCGGCGAGTTGTACTTCGCGCCTTCCACGCGCAGCCGCCCCACCTTCGCCTCGACGACCTGTAGCACGATCACTCCATCCTTGACCTGTTGCTGAGGAAGCTCCACTACAACCGACTGATAGCCTTTGTCCTGATACGTCTTCTGCAGTGCATCGCGTGCCGCGTTCACGTCGTCGATCGTCTTGCCCGGTCCTTCAAACGGATACACGGCCTTTTCGATATCGATGCCTTGCAGCTTCGTGTTGCCGCGCACTATGAATTCATTCAGATCGAACGTCCGCGGCGCATTCGATGTCGGCGGCGCAACCGGTGCCGCGTCGGCGGCCTGCTGCGCACGAACGCCAACCGTAAGACTCAACCCGCTAATCAGCACCACACCGGCAAAACACTGGTGCCTCGTCGGGCGCCTGTGTTCGTGTGGTTCCCCGTCTGCTCTTGGCGGCATGCGCCACTCCCCTTTTCTGATCCAGATCATTGCTGCCACGGGTACACTCAACAACGTCGCCCCGTTAACACAATTTCGTTACAGACCAGTGACATATAATTCGCCATCCTCAACAAGAAGATGACGATGAGGTTCATCAAGATCACTAGCGCCGCTATTCGCTGCAGTCAGTCGATGACACAACACCCACACGTCAAAAACTGAATCGGTCAGCGTCCCACATCTTGTTTTCGCGGCTCGTCAAATCCGCTATCAAGGCTCTCATCGTTAAGGACGAATCGAATCCGCATAACCCGCATATTTTTAAACGCGTTCGATACCTGGTTTTTCTGACAGAACGATTCCGCGAAATGCCGGGCATCGCACGAGTCGATCGGCTACCGCGAAAGCGCAAAGCGAGAATGATTCCGTGCCGACCTCCGGGAAGCAGGCAACTCTGGGCGGGAAGATAGATGGGGAAAAACGATGTGCGACTGCGGCAGGCCTCGACGGCGCCTGATGACACGCGATGGCACCCATTACAAAACCTGACGACGTATCGTAGAAATGAAATGTGACGCTTGCATGACTCCGTCGCGAGGCATACCTCGGGAAAAACGGTGCCCGCTATGCGTACGGCCAACTGCCGCGCCAATACTCAAATTCGATCGTGCGGCATACGCGTCGTCTAAACGTCTTAATAGTAAGTACACGGACAAAGCAGACGGAGAGCAGGCCCATGTTGATCATTACGATGCTGTTGCGACGAATTGCGGGAAGATTGAGCGCCGTACCCACGACGTCAGGCCGCTTGCCGCGCGACAGTTCCGCCAGCAAT
This region includes:
- a CDS encoding putative porin, encoding MIGKMSFRGEGTRGGGKHFRRSRISVAVFTLGMGCAAVAHAQSLETQAGNAKAAPTESVVINLINLLVKRGVLTQANANDLISEAKSEAAQAKSANVAAASTTRGGVAVVNGPTQPGDVAVPYVPQIVRDQIRDQVKQEVVAQAKAENWAQPNTFPDWVSRIKLDGDLRVRDEYHFYGSGNANNITNFAAINQAGGFDINGNTNNTQFPTQNTTQNRNNLERYRARFGLTATLTDDLSAGIQLATGNDNAPVTTTAYAGNNFGKQNIWLNKAFFAYKPTSWLNVVAGRFDNPFFTSDLLFSNDLEMDGLAFTFSHDLPANHDVRLFGTLGIFPIQYSANGFPNNSTDKVGTDTRWMFGGQFGAEWKINEQNRLKGAVAYYDFQNMRGTLSSPCAIYLGATSCGTDNEAWVPADMFGGNTLIALRNIVQNPNLAPGLTPESQLFGLAYNYRLLDIKAQWDTVLADRVKVRLDGEFVRNLAYNTNKAFSAASLPVNNYDSTSANVNQGDYRSGPNGFLAKVTIGEPDPSSKGQWNFTIAYKYLQPDATLDAFNDPDFHLGGTNARGYILGASYAVARDTWLSARYLSAKEVYGPPVSIDVLQLELNARF
- a CDS encoding energy transducer TonB family protein, which produces MTYPDGGPGDGPGRFIKPVVIALIVIGLGALVWHFASDTAGVKRAEAPQVTTVIPLPPPPPPPPPKQKPPPEKIDEVKTPVDKPTVAPKPSETPKPSDNQPKQMTMNTSAQAGTDNFGIGAGDRSGMAGSGGGGKFGNASYAQYMVYTLQRAIEQDKGVQDVGGTRFAGNLNLWMEPSGRITRVTVAQSTGDPKIDAAVIAAVEALGQVDEPPPPATTYPVLVKLLGRKPG
- a CDS encoding ExbD/TolR family protein codes for the protein MQVQDDDKPYDDINITPMLDLAYVLLIIFIIMTTASVQGIKVDLPKASSAASLAKPKTKAITVSDSGQIFLDAYPVTMDELENRLRTEKATNPQFPIVLKGDSTVAYQKVMDVLDLLRRLDLSQVGLVTGKAQAGSGAGG
- a CDS encoding DUF2341 domain-containing protein — encoded protein: MKRALFLFLSVVTVLLGCVPGVANAWWQNDWSYRKAITIDTSPKGANLVESAGRVPLLIRLHSGNFQFDGLEDNGADIRFVATDDKTPLNYHIEQYDAVLGVALIWVDVPQMPAGATENIWMYYGNKKAPDGGKAAETFDPDYTLVYHFDGAAGTPAKDVTAYGNNAQNAPAKTVEDGIIGKAAKFDGATPLNLPASPSLAVSAGGSFTFSAWVKPAALAPNTLIYGRRDGANALLIGLDNGAPFAEIDGMPGSTGPVRTPAAQPVPANQWTYLAVTADGKNLTVYANGKQVAQVAATLPALTGAATVAGDAAGSTAGFAGFSGSIDELRLSKVARSAALISLDSFSQGSESKLVNYGADEKQSGFGFGYFGVIVKSVTVDAWVVIGILLAMAAISWVVMWNKASYVGTVDKANNYFVQRFREVAGRHLVGLAHVDEKSNEGRRLYQSSLYRLYKAGVHEIHSRVDGNGRTVITTESIEAIRASMDATLVRENQRLSKSMVLLTIAISGGPFLGLLGTVVGVMITFAAIAAAGDVNVNAIAPGIAAALLATVTGLFVAIPALFGYNYLLIRNKNVTANMQVFVDEFVTRLAEAHRSPDHALAGD
- a CDS encoding ShlB/FhaC/HecB family hemolysin secretion/activation protein; translation: MPPRADGEPHEHRRPTRHQCFAGVVLISGLSLTVGVRAQQAADAAPVAPPTSNAPRTFDLNEFIVRGNTKLQGIDIEKAVYPFEGPGKTIDDVNAARDALQKTYQDKGYQSVVVELPQQQVKDGVIVLQVVEAKVGRLRVEGAKYNSPQNIRDAVPALAEGNVPDFTQAQQQLTDLNRSADRQVIPVLKPGALPQTVDVDLKVDDHSPLHGTLDMNNDNSPGTSSLRTSATLSYSNLWQLGHVLSGTYLIAPQHPNDARVYSFSYLAPLKDSHWSFLATVIHSDSNVASLGNVSVLGKGTTYGFTAIYTLPGSDTYAQSVSVEIDRKHYDEVDSLPGSTSSAPLTYVPVTISYNSQLSLKNSQTAFSASLTTTIRGIGSDGAAWDNKRYNATPDFVYGKFDINHTQLFNHDIQANAHVSAQLASAPLVSSEQFAAGGMNSVRGYMQAEDTADSGVIGSLELRSPSLTKYLGGAVGSQINEWRFHAFIDAAHLWLLSPLPEQTSSFNLLSVGVGTRLQLLKYASADFEAGWPLKAGVYTKQYSPRFDFYVRLGF